The sequence below is a genomic window from Acidimicrobiales bacterium.
GGGCGGTTCGACGTGCCCGTGTCCGTCGGAGCGGGCGGCGCCGGCGTCGCACGGGACGCGTTCCGTGCCGGCGCCAGCGTGGCCAACGACGCAACCGGCTTCGCCGACCCGGAGTACCTCGCCGCTGCCGCGAATGCCGGCGCCAGCGTGGTGGCGACGCACGTCGGGGCGCCGCCCCAGCGGGTCGGGCAATCCCCGGTCGAGGAAGACCTGGTCGCCGCCATGTGCGATGAGCTGGTCGCGCGGGGCCGGCGCGCCGAGGACGCCGGGATCTCTCCTGAGCGGATCATGGTCGACGCCGGCGTCGACCTCGGGAAGACGGCCGGCCAGTCGGCAGCACTCTTGCGGGCGTCGAACCGTCTTGCCGGCCTGGGTTGGCCGCTCGTGGTCTCGGCATCGAACGCCGCGTTCGTGGGAGCCCCTTGCGAGCTCGACATCGATGCCCCCCGCGACGCCGCCCTGTCCG
It includes:
- a CDS encoding dihydropteroate synthase — translated: MRLCLGSRAFDVTTRALVMGLLDCTTDSQSGIGPTFDIDGLLFRAEQLIADGADVLEVGGGSGALLSGGGAGGDVDLLIAAVGALTGRFDVPVSVGAGGAGVARDAFRAGASVANDATGFADPEYLAAAANAGASVVATHVGAPPQRVGQSPVEEDLVAAMCDELVARGRRAEDAGISPERIMVDAGVDLGKTAGQSAALLRASNRLAGLGWPLVVSASNAAFVGAPCELDIDAPRDAALSAAALGVALGARIVRTRDVRGARRVCDTVGAVLAAT